The region aattaaagaCAATATTCTCAAGTTTTAGGTCAATTAAGGAccatattctttattttttttattaattcaatgGTCTTTTTGGTCCTTTAAATTTGTTCATATCGTATAGTTTATCCAGAAAATAGACAGTGTTATTCTTAATTGATAAAATGACTGAAGCTGAGTTATATGACCCTAAGTTACAAGTTGAAGGACCGGAATGACCGTTTACTCTAAATGAAAATGAATACCTAAATGGCATAgtatttgatatactaaaagtTTTAAGAATAATGAGAGATGTTAGGTATTAGTCTTAATCCCCACATCTAATTCTATTGATGAAAGTTTTATCCTATGGATAAAGATGACCATTTTCCATATTACAACTACAAAGTACGTATAAAACCAATAAATAAATGAgtgataatattttatacttttgaattgatttttattgttgATTTATATCTCTCTTTCTCAAGCTCTTATTccttttttttggataatttaCTCTGATGATCTCCCAACTTTCTGTTCTCTCCTCCCATTATAATTCTATTTATTTGTGACAGTAAAATCTTTCAACTTTAATTTCAATGCACTAAACTTTTATACACTTAGTTTACTTTCATTTCTTTCATTAATTTTAGATGACACGGTGATGAACTAGACCACATAGGcacaaataacaaaattatatatttaatccaTACAAAGATCATGTCACGTGTTAAGACTGAGTACCGTTGCTTAGACAATATTGGTATTACAACTGAATGTGGCACGTCGTGATTTTAATGTATAACGTGGTGCGATGTGgattaaataaatagttttcTTATACATATAGATGTTCAACTTATCAccccaattaaaattaaaggaaaTAAAGCTAAACAAACAAGAGAAATTTCTTatcaaaaaaaaacaagagaAAGTTTTGATgtcataaaatcaaaattaagggATCTTattattacaaaacaaagaaaaaaaaagactaaaatGTGGAAAAAATAAAGTTGAAATGAGCCTCATTTCTAATTCCCTAAGCTAGACAAATATGTTCTTTCATgttaattgtcaaaacaatgcAAAGTAAGGCCCATATAAAAAGTGTTGGGTTTGGATGTCCAACCCAATCAAAACAACTTATGTAAAACATAAGCCATAGTCTTCTAACCAAAGTAATTTCATTAAAGAAATTCATATGATTCAAACTTTGGTCAAATGACAACTACCCCTCACATCTAAACTATTGACACTCACTCTTACATATAAGCAATGCTTTAAATCTTCCTTAAATAGGAAGCTCTACTTGATGGGTACTAAAGAACATATTCACAAGCAGAAACTATAGCTTCTTCATTTGGAATTGAAGAAATGTACCATTTATAACATTGAATATGAATGTGGTTTGGTGATactgataattaataattttcctGAAATTCATTTGAAATAAACAATAAGGAAAATCATTTGCTAGAAATGATTCATTTGAGGAACAATTCTAATCTGTCTTCAACCATCCTTATTACAGATAAACCTTTTAGTTTTACCATAGCTAAATCTCACTTTCCAGTCAGCAAATCTATGCACTTTAAAGGCAACCAAAGGACAGGTGGAGATAGGAAGAAGCATACTTGTACAAGACTCTTCACTATAAAGCTGATGTTTACTTAAAACACAAAGAAACCCACGAGTGTGTGCCATAGAGTGCAAAACCCAACCAAATCCAATATGATATTATAAACAAAATTCATTTTCTTAGTtaggttcggttcggttttggacTTGTAAAGTTAAGTTTTCATATACACCGAACTGAAAAAATTGAATCGAGAACGGTTCGATTTTGGAGATAAAAGAATGTCAGTCAAACTGATTTGAAAAAACCGAATAAATTTGTTTTCacgtttttttaaaagaaaatcaaatcgGTTTGATTCGATTCGAACCGAATGCACATCCCTATGAGTGTATCACCCTAAAAATGAATCCTTGATGTTTCTATACCATGTGTCATCTACTCTCTTGTATAATTCTTGATGTTCTTCATTCCTGTAGTTATGTCAACAAGGTATGACAGTTtctagaaaatataaattagggTGAGGAAGAGCTGAGATTTGTAAAACTAAAGAAGTGTATAAAGCACAGATGATTGGTGGGGTGGCTTGCTTGCTTCTTCTACTACAAGTGAAAAAGGGTTTGAAAATGACACTGCACCAATATCCAAAATGTGAATTGCATGATTGGACTGCAATTTTTCTCCTGCAACAGTCCCCTTATTTAACTCACCCTTGTCTTACCAAATCTTACAATTTTTCTGTCTCTATTATTTTACCTCTCGGCTCTCACTTACATGAGCCACACCCACTTCTCCAAATGAGATGGCTCCAATCCCTCCTCTCTCCATTGAAGAAACTTTGGTTTCGTCTGCATTCGACTCCGAAAAAGAGTACGTAATCACTTAATCTCTGCTACATTCATCCCACCAATGATCACTCTCTAATTGCCATTGATCTTCGTATATTTTTATTGCTTACGATTTCACATTGTCATTACCACATTGTATTGTTTTCTGAAACAACTTAATAGGCTAAATCGATAGTAGGCATTCTTACCCTCTTTTCTGTTTCTTAATCCGTTTTGCTTCCACCAGAGTAACCTATTCATTGTGTCCTTTTATCTCGATATTCTACCGAAACAACTTAAAAGGCTGAATTGACAGTTGTCATTCTTTCCCTCGTTTCTGTTTCCTAATCCGTTTTGCTTCCACCGGAGTAACCTATTGTGTCCTTTTACCTCGATATCGATACTCTATCTCGAATGTGTATTTAGTTTTTCTGCAATATGATTAGATATTCACAATCTATTCTTACAGATTCTTTTACCTAAACTGATATTTGGTAGTTTTAACTAAACGGATTCTTTTATATTGATATCCTATcccatataattatttaaatttgctTCAATATGATTTAATATGCACACTCTAGTCTTACGGATTCTTTTAACTAATCCGATATTTGGTTTGAATTTCTCAGGTAGAGGGATATACATTCTATACGAGGATGTGAAATCTTGCCCTTATGAAGATGTGCAAGTTCTATGGTCAATACTAGTGGAGTCGCATACGCCTTCCATGCCATCAAAACAATGAAGGGCAAAAATACCAACACAGTACATAGTTGCATAAAAATGAGAGTTTTATgtacataaaaatatttatgatgttttatttacttttgtgaaaggttttttttccattttttgttttctatttttccattttaagttACTTGTCATCTCAGTTACATATTAGAAATAGAAACATCACTTTCCCTGTCTAGCATTTTGTTTTCCAATtatttttcctctttttaactTGACAAagatttttacttttataaCTCAAATACcgtctttaattgcaaaattctAAACATACTTAATGATTAATCACCAAATGAAGAAGCAAAGGGTGAAGTGTAACTCTACTATTCTTCTATTTTAGCTTCTTATTGTTGGTTTGTCAACTTCAGCAGTTGGAAATAGCAGTTTGTTTCTTGTTTTCATATCCTACTGAAGTTGACCTAAAGAATGGGATGAATAGATCAACTTACATAATTATTCTATTCCTTCactaaatttttaaacaattacaGACTACAAGAAATCACAAACCAGCACCATTAATTTACTAGGTTATATGTATTTGTGAAATAAACgaagaaaattaattatgtgATTGTATTGTGTAGGGGAATACTTTTTGTTTAATTCTAAACATGCATATTTTTACTTAACTAACTTTAAACTAGTAAGAAACTTAAATACTTTACCTAACAAGATTAATTATTCTAATCACGGGTTgcatgaatttatttttttaattgggtGAAAGGAAGGCGTCTAGTTAAGTAATAAGAAAATGAAACTTACACTTGATCTTCagtaaacaaattataaaaataataaaagaaacacaaggacaaatgaatttatttttttaattgggcGAAAGGCAGGCATCTAGTTAAGTAATAAGAAAATGAAACTTACACTTGATCTtcaataaacaaattataaaaacaacgAAAGAAACATAAGGACAatactaataaatatattactATTTATGAATAGCATTCTTTTCGAACTTGTAATAACTTGAAAGCAAATGCAcagaattattattaaatttcatattgtgcattttaacaaaatcaatgATATGATCACAATATATGACATTCTAAGAAGATTATGATTATTGAGTGCAATGCATAAAACCTGGCAAGGAGGAGGCAGGTGAAAAATGAAAGTAAGCATAGAAAAATCCAGAGGATTTCTTCATTCGCTGCTTCAAATTTGAAAGGCCTTTCAATCAGCCTCAAAGTCTGGGTTCTGCaaaaacttttcaacttttagaCTAAAAAACCAGGAAGATCAAACAATGAGAAGTATATGATACGACTGAATACAAAATTGATTATGGAATGTTAGCGCCCATAACGGCGTACTGATGAACTTGGTGATGTCATGTCATGTCAACAATCCCCTAGTCATGGAAGGCAATGCAAAGAATTTTTTTCCACGAGCAATCATCACTATAAACTTTGGGATATGAGAAGATTTCAGTTagtagaacaaaaaaaaattataaccgTTTATTTTCCACAGAAAAGCACCAGATCTCTTAGCTAGATGTTTCAGTCCTTTTTCAAAAGAAAGTTATTTAGTTCAGATCCATGATTGGTAGAAGgaatgctaatttttttttgccaactCTCAGTGAAGCTTGGGACTAAAAATCCTAAAGACTCAAAAGatctataaaaaatttaaagatactAAGAAACAATTGAATACTGAAATGATGatctttaattttgattatattcAAATGATTTATTTTCCTAATTATCATAATCATACATAGTAATATAATTgcaagaaaatatatttttataaataaaatctgatatataaaaaaattacagtaaatgttaataattataaatatatccttacatttttattattaacacattttcatttcttatattatgGAAATAATGGTTTTCGTGTCCGTTTCCATTTCCATGCGATATAGGTCCGAAATAAgcaaccaaattaaaattattgttcttgaaagaaattcaagagacatttttggaaaaaaataccTGAAGAGTCTGCACTATTACAAGGCTGATGGAGATGTGTGGTCGATCACACCTGGAAGCCAATTTTTAAAGTACTCTGTGCTGCTAATTTCTGCACGGGAAAGGGCGCCCAGGGGAGTAACAGTAATCTGAAATGACACAAGGTATTCTGTTaactataaaaaatattcagaaaagaaatagaaaagaaaatatacTATTTGGATTTATATTTCATACATATCCTTCCTGAAGAAATTTGTGATCAGAATCTTCTTCTTCAACTTGTGCTCCCCTCACCTATAAGATTATCAAGTAGACagatattttctttaaaaaaagaCTAGTAAAAAAGTGATTAGAAGACAGCATTGTTAAGAAATAGATTTAGCCTTAGGAAATGAAAATGTTCAGAGAATATAATGAGAAGTGAAGAACATAAGTACTACGTCGGCAAAAACATGGACAAAGaacctttaaataaaaaaattaaacatagaAAAAAGGAAGTGGCTTACTTCTCTCCTGAACCACATTTGTTCTTCGGATGCATTTGACCCATCAACCTCTGTCTCCACTATCGAATTTGTGTCCATTGTCATTGTTGATAACATTTTCCTTGCTTCCATGCCAGAGTGAACTTGTCTCCACCCCATCTTAAATATGCTTTTACCCTGCTGAGTTAGCTTATAGCCCTAAGACACAAAAAGTCAAAACACCACAGTAACATGTTAGTTTTATGCATAAATAGAATGAATAGTAATTAAATGTTGAAACTAGGATGTGATATGCCTTATGCTCTAAAGTCGAAGGCCACTTTTGATAAACAATCATTCATTAAATCAGCCATTCCTTCACCCAACACCCCAGATTGGCTCCTCTTTGCTAGAAGTCACTCAATAATGATAACATTACTCCAGAAACTTATGAATAATATGTTTCAGCTGAATGAAGAACCTCATATGTTAAGGTTACATGTTCAATGAAACCAACAGAACCACTAAGCAGTACATTTTAAACTCGACAAAAGAAACATGGCCAAACAGGATTGATTTTACAGTTTTCTAAAGCCTGTAAGGAGATCATAAAATACTAGAAGGATTCAGTTGATTGCTCCTGATAAGCATTGGCTTCCTTTTCTTCTAGATACTTCCATCAGATTTCAgcaatattaaaaatgaattataaacACCCATCCCAAAGGATGCTGATGCCGACAGGTTTCCTTAATTTTATATGCAAAACTTATACCAAATAAAGGTTAGCAGGTAAGTATGAAATTTACCTTATGATTTGCAACATTTGTTGGCAAATCTATATTCAGGAAACACCCTGAATGATACGTTTTATTCTTGATCTCAACAATTAAGGCACTTATGATTGGCATACAAGCCTCAGCAGCAAGTGTGTAATCCTGAACAGTGCTTTTACCTCCGACCCTATAGGCTCGCAAAAATTTGTCATATAGGAAAATGAATACTCCTTGTACATATTAAAGGAAAAATAGAGCCAAATACATATAAGGAATAACTGTACACCttctaataaaaacaaaatcctTATCCTTGATTTAGACATTTGAGTTGGGAATTATGCCTGCTTACCAATCATAGGAAATAGAGACTGAGGGTACACCAAAAAAGAAGGCCTCCCGAGCACCGGCAACTGTGCCAGAGTATTGACTGCATAAACCAGAAGATGACTAAAGTAAAATCATAATGGTAAGTTACTGGATGCCAGTATAGTTGATTAGAAATTAAAGGGGAAACCGAACACTGCcgctgattttttttaaagaataataaaaaaaacatagaaGCGTAATAATAGCACTAACATGTGATAGCCACAGTTGCTTCCCATGTTTATACCACTTAAAACCTGTGAAGTAGGAAATTTAATAAATCAGTACATTTAGGATACACATCGATAACAAGAAATGATCAAAACTTGTCTATAATAAGATAATGTGTTTTAACAATTAAGATCTTAAATTAATCCCATCTAGCTATTTGTTCATTGACATATTAGCTACAGGCTTAGCATAGAGTTACCAGATCAGGAATTGAAGGAAAGAGGGCTTTCGAGACTCCCACAGAAGCACAATCAGCCGGTGTTCCTGAACAAATTCCACGTAATACTTAATAATTTTGTTGATAAAATGGTGATGTTAATTATAACGAGAGGCATATAACAAAATCAGCAAACAGAGATTTTCATGAGGCATATATACATTCTATACTGCTCGCAATGTTTTCCttacttaaaaaaacaaataactaTACAAAATTAGACATAAACACAGCAGGATCACAATATTTTCCATtcacataattataatttatgatataaatgcgaacaaaaaattataataacgagATTTCTAATAAGATAAACTTGGTCATTATTAGAAGCTTAAATACACTCGATTAATTTCTCATAGTACAGTAAAATAagtgattaaaaataaaagcagAGTAAAATACCACAAACTGCATAAGCTAAGGTTCCTTCAATATCTGCACGACGAGCAGAAATCGGATGCCGGTAAGTAATTGAATGACTAACCGCTGATTTTTCCCTATAAAATAATTCGTAAAAAATCAGTTCTATTTTACTTAATTACGTTAAACTCAggaaatgaaatgaaaagcGTACGACGTACGAATCAGGAGCGCAAACAAGGACATTGAAACGATTAGCGGAGACGAGGACGCGAACAAGCGAGCAGAGACCGGGAGCGTCAATGCCGTCGTCGTTGGTGATCAAGATCGTCGCCTTTTGATCGTCACTGttgttttccattttttcaGCTTCAATTATTAGAGCACGGCACTAAAAGTGTGAGagaataatataagaaaattagTAATGGAAAAATGGCGTGGAAAGTTTGTGATGATTGTGTTTTATAGTAAATTGTAGGGCTTGGATTGGATTCGATTCGATTCGATTCTCGTTCGTTAATTATGAGGTGCCGGACGGTAGTGACTGCTGCTGGTGGCCATAAATATATGCTGCCCATTGGCGTTCCCAACAACATCTGCTGCTTTTTTCTTCacgttttaaatcttttatatttatttttctgttttcttttttatattacaATTTACAACAATTTTACCACTGAATATTGAGTGAATGATCAAAAAAATCCCTGAACTTGGtatgaaatatcaaataagcccAACCTCGCAAAAATGGATCAAATTACCCCGAAACTATGCAAAAACGTATCAAATACCTccttccccactctcaccttagAGAGTGAACACACTCTCTGATTTTAAGTGGTTTGAGATGGTTAAAAGTATAAAACAGcccttaatattaattttattcacaaaaattatatttaattatttttaaaaatatattattttttttataatttcaaaagtttaaaaaccctattgatttctaaataaaaaaacaaggactatttttagggtttaattagatttaattttggttaattatGATTGATTAGAAGTGTAATTAGATAATTaggaaaaaagataaaaaaaattcccaattttattaatttgatgttaaactaaatagaattaattggtattttaattagagttaattagggttaattaggattaatttttacaattaaattatttcactctcttttttggttaaaagggtgaaaccgatCCGGTTTTGCATAGTTGTGGGGTGATTTGATCCGATTTTGCGAGATTGGGcttatttgatacttcgtgccaagttcagggggtaaattGAACCTTCACTCACAGAATATtcatagtttttttaaattgtgattttgtatatttatagtatttaataaTCAACTAATCGGGCTGGTTCAGTTGGATTAAAGGCCCGGTTCCTTTGTACTATACAAAAGTCAGCCCACTAAAAGAGAAAATTGGATTCTTTGATGCTGTTTTCCGAAAGTAAGCCCATCTAGACTGTACGAATTAGGGGTGAGAGCAAAATGTCCGACCGTCCTTTTGACCGAccgaaataaaaaaacaattgaaaaaagaattaatgtcaaaaaaaatcacaaactttacatgtttttttattttaatcacgcagtttaaattttctcattttcatacatgaactatcattttttttttcaaattcatatacggtgctgaggtggcactcattcattggtgtaaaatgacctccacctcagcgaattacaccaatggagccgtgacacctcagtaccgtgcatgaatttgagaaaaagtgatagttcgtgcatgaaaatgagaaaatttaaactacgtgattaaaatgaaaaaacgtgtaaagttcgtgaatttttatgacattaacctttaaaaaaattacatctaTACCTcattttttgaaacttttacaaaaattcttttttatctCTAATCTATCAATGCATTATCAAAAGAAGTGTATCTTTacaaaaatttccaaaaaaataagatatttttgaaaaaaagccCAAAAAAATTGCGCAGTTGCGTTAAAATAGAGGCCAGATTTATTTTGATAGAAGTTTTGGATATTCACTTTAGTTTAGTTTTGCATTTTCAATCAAAAAACCGActgaataattaaaattataatttttttgggtatttttgtcgGTTTTAGGTGAACTGACTGATATTAAAGGAAAAATTTCAGTTTTCTATTcggtttaattttgaaattttttcagtccaatttcaattaaagtttaatatttGATGAGTTTAATTTTAAACCTATAATAGATCGATCAATTTGATTTTAGAAGTTTCAAGTCGGTTTTAACAGGACATGTTCATGGGCTGAGTACCCGCCCAGGCCAGTACCTTTAAGGCCGGctttaaacattaattttttgttccaaATCCGGTCCGAGCCTGATTCCAATAAAGTTCGATCCAAGCCTAcaaaaatagaatataaaaGCCGGATTTGAGTAGTAATAATGAGGTTCGGTCTGGGATCGAGCCGGACATAGACTTACTAAAAATGAAACAGTCCAATAAGTCTGGTCCGGGCTTGAGCCGAACTTGGACTTGCTTAAAAAATGAAACAGTCTGGTCCGAACCCAGCCAAATAGGTCTAATTTTAACTAAACGGGGTGAATTTCTCACCCCTGATAGGAACTAGGAATTTAAAACACACAGTCCAATCATCTTTTCTATGGGggataaattttttttagacCATAACCAAAGTGACCTACTTACATCATCAAATATTAATTAGATAAATTATCTTCAAATTCGCTCCAACCACAATCATCTTTTCctatactaaaaaaatatatttttttttcatctttaatactatcttaatcatttttttactcaaaaattaatgattttataaatttacaataTTTATTTAGTGCTCATATAATATGATAAATTAGCTTTTCAATGCTGGTACGCCATATGATTGTGTTGTGCATGTCTCCATTCTTATCCTATGTAGTATAGGCCATCTTCAAACATGGAAATACCTATTAAATGAAATTGGTTCGAGTCATGCCATAATTTTATGGTGGACATGGACAATACATGTGTTTTATGTATAAAAATTGCCAAGTGACATATATGCTTTTACTATCAGGCGATTGCAATATTGTTAAAGGCGCTGTTACCAAATTTTTAGGTCATCTTCGATTTCAATCTAACATCAGAATATAGGATAAATCCAgaaattagtataaaagtttATCCAAGCCAacaccattttttttatcattgggAATAGGGATTTTTAACGcttataagaaaaattaaatctacATTGTCAATAAATATTATCTAGTACTTATATTATTTAAGCTTAAATAcacaaaaaaaatcaccaattttcgcgtgtttttagtatttaacataatcttttaattttgaaaaaaaaatacatgaactttcaaaattttgcaatcaAAGACACCggcaccgttttggatgtaaaacggcaacattttatattaaaacaacgccgttttggatgtaaaataacactatttttGAAAGGAAAACACGCGTgatcttaattgcaaaaaattggaaagttcatgttaaatatgccaaaattataagattatattaaatataacaaaaacaagcgaaaattgataatttttggtgcatttaaacttattatttaaattatagtaTAATACTATAATTTATCAATTGGTCAACCCAACacaattttttattgttattgttgTGTTGAAATAGCACTACACTCAAAGAGTAAAATATACTATTtcctttgtttttatttaaacatcTATTGATAGAAAATGTACTTGTCTATCGATAAATGTCACAAAAATTTCTAGATTATTTGTATAATAATATTTAGACTTTTTCCATCTATATGATCACtctattaatatataattcaatttttaaaattatattttcattaatGGGGAGTAATAAATAGAGTTATATTCTCTTTCATATATACTGAATTGTATGAAAAAGTAGCAGataatttaagaaattaatttaaaagactGAACCACAAAATTTCCTCCATTTTGTTTtgcatgtttaaattttaaaataatgagaGAATAACAATGAATAATCTACTGTTGCATTGCCTTTCACAATTACACAACCATCAATCTCCATACTCCATATTAATCATTATTACCCAATTTAGGATCATCTTCTACATGACAATCTCTATACCACTACCGCATATTTTTAATCAAGCACGTAAATAATTGAAAGTAAGACTTTATATTAGAATAGATATGACATCTCGACAAAGCTGTATTTTTCTATTccaaaaatatttacttttcaTTAACAATATATGGTATAGACGTTGAATAATATTATGTTAAAATTCTGAATTTAATTTTTCCTATAAGcacttttttcttaataataTAAGAGATTCACGCATCAAAATTGTTTTAATTGGCTTTAATAAagctaaaaaaattcattaattgtAAATAGACTGGTTTGTCGTTGCATAAAAATTTGATAACTGTAAAAACATATCTTACTCATCTAGccaagttaaaaaaattaataaatattattttatttaaacatgagccaccaaataaaattttatatcaaCGTAATAAAACCTTTGCACTTGTTAttcatatcaaaataaaatagtcATGTATGATCAAATTAAGGATATTACGAAATAGATATTGTTATCAAAAGTATACATTAAAGCCGTTGAACTAAAGAAAATTGAATTGACAActctagttttattttattttttttataacaaggACTGGCCAAAGCCAGGAGACAAACTAGATATTCCTATGCATACGAGGCAGTGAAACACCAGCAATATCATCTACAAGAATGCTTGAAACATCATCAACTTGATTTTCATGGAGAGCCAAACCAAGAGGATGAGAAAAACCAATGTTAGCCAGCCTGTCCGCGCAACGGTTGCCTTCACGATAAATGTGACAAACTTGAATATGCCAATTACGTTTCAAAAGATCTCTAATAGCCCATAACAGATTTGTATTGGCATTGATAGTTAAATCTTCATTGGTGATAGCATCAACAGCAAGTTTGCTATCCATTTCAAGGATAACTTGTTTGTGACCTCTACTCCAAGCAAGATTAAGACCATCTAAAGCACCCCATAATTCAGCTTGAAGCACTGAACACCGCCCTATCAATCTGCTGTAACCGAACATCCATTCACCGCTGCTATTACGAGCAACTCCTCCAGAAGCAGCCCTGTTTGTAGGACCCCGTACAGCACCGTCAGAGTTAAGTTTTAGCCAGTTGGGAGGAGGAGGATCCCAACCAATTAAATGCTCAACTTTTGGACCTAAACCTGGATTAGATAACATGGCAAACTGCTGAGCTTTGATGGTGAAGTTCACCATTTGATTAATCATCATAACAATCGCGTCTGAGCTCCTTCTATCGTTCTTGAACACCAAATTGTTCCGATGGGTCCACAAATTCCAACAAGTGATTCCAAAAGTGGTAATCCAATTGCTTGTCTCCGTCGAAAGATTACTCTGTAAATTGTCAAAAAACCAAACATCAAAATCAGCAGTAAAGAATCTATTAAATAGAACGGGAGGAATTAATTTTCTCCAAACTTCCCTCGCAAAAATGCAATGGCGGAGGACATGATCTCTGTCTTCTGTATGATACCCGCAGATCATGCAAGATGTTTCATCAGTCATGTGTCTTCTACCACGTTCCGAGTTAGTCATCAATCTGTTCTTAGCAGCGAGCCACAACATGGTACGGACTCTTTGAGCACCAGGCCAATTCCAAACTGCCCTCCATTTGCTATTATCCTCTTCCCAAATGTCATTATCCTGCACAATATATGCAGATTTAACACTGAACAAACCTGAACTAGTTAATCCCCAGTACGGTTGGTCTGTTCCCTCATGCTGAGCTGGAGGCTTAATTGCCGCTAGGTGAAGAAGAACAGAATATGGGACCAACTGAGATATATAGTCCCAATTCCACGAATTAATAGACACAACATCC is a window of Mercurialis annua linkage group LG2, ddMerAnnu1.2, whole genome shotgun sequence DNA encoding:
- the LOC126669193 gene encoding uncharacterized protein LOC126669193; the protein is MIGGVACLLLLLQVKKGLKMTLHQYPKCELHDWTAIFLLQQSPYLTHPCLTKSYNFSVSIILPLGSHLHEPHPLLQMRWLQSLLSPLKKLWFRLHSTPKKSRGIYILYEDVKSCPYEDVQVLWSILVESHTPSMPSKQ
- the LOC126669192 gene encoding uncharacterized protein LOC126669192, producing the protein MENNSDDQKATILITNDDGIDAPGLCSLVRVLVSANRFNVLVCAPDSEKSAVSHSITYRHPISARRADIEGTLAYAVCGTPADCASVGVSKALFPSIPDLVLSGINMGSNCGYHIQYSGTVAGAREAFFFGVPSVSISYDWVGGKSTVQDYTLAAEACMPIISALIVEIKNKTYHSGCFLNIDLPTNVANHKGYKLTQQGKSIFKMGWRQVHSGMEARKMLSTMTMDTNSIVETEVDGSNASEEQMWFRREVRGAQVEEEDSDHKFLQEGYITVTPLGALSRAEISSTEYFKNWLPGVIDHTSPSAL